The genome window caattatcatagtagaacagcatTCACAAtcagtttgagatgcattttggaaacaggagatgagcccctggtctaatgcgccacctggcttgagaaacccgttctcaaagacttacttttagtcattatttgggtagcacacatattctgaatgacTTCGGccgaattcaaatgagccattttaatctagattaatctagattaattccaaaattaatctagattaaaaaaattaatctatgcccaccactaaaaaaaagacaatctgCCACTCTTAAAAGGGTATTGAAGCCTATCCGTCGTTCAAGTACATTTCTCCAAACCACTAAaaattgttatttgtttaatgtcttttgatgttaagtgcaattttcaataaagatttcgtaaaaaaaaatatttccggtatGAAACGAGTTTTTTTAAACTGCGAAATTGtttcggccggaagtagacgcacttccgcgcatgcgcggaacaaatcgtgtttccgcgACGGATCGGGTACCGACACATCTACTTCCGGTTACATAGTTTTCCAGAGGAAATTTTAGTAAGCCTATGTGAAGAAACGGAGATACTTAACAATAACACCATTTTAAGAAGCTTTGagaaaattatgacattttGCCAATGATATTTTACccattaatataaaaacacgccatttatattttaatgtttataatatttacattaaaataattaatcaaaaaccctcattataatttttttaaaactcatCTCACAATGTACGTTGAAACCCTTTCAAACAcgaattattaaattataaagaaattcatttattttgctttttcgCTCGTTTTCATGCGTTTTTTTTTCTGGTGTTATTCTGTATTTTACATATTCTGAATTGTACAGGAAGGCTTGATCTGGTCTGTACTTTTTGCTTTGTATGTGATTgttatcaaactaaataaaacaatgttaaaaaattatatttgtaatttcatagataatatataatttggaaaatatttaaatatttatttatctgataAGAGGTATACCTGAAGGTGGAAAAAGAGTTCATTgcataaaatgtgtaattttattgttttgtcatcTGATTACACATTTTTCCAGGAAAATGGTTATGCCCTCCCTATTTGTTATATAATGTTGCACATTGTGCCCAAACGTTAAGACAAATTAGTGCACATCTCATTTTGgttcaattatttattaaaaaacagtCAAACCAAGTTGActgttacattttataaaatatactaTAAGACACTAtggtaaaaaagaaaagataacAAATACTGAAGTGTTTTATGTTTCCAGTATGGGTTTCATAGCAACAGTCTCAATGGGATATCTAGGCTACCGCACAACACAGACCACAAAACAAACTGTGCCCTGCCCTTTGGTAATACAAACCAGCAAAACAACATGTCATTTGAGATACCATTCGAACAGAGAAATTAGATATCTTACTCTCTCAAGAGTTGTTAGACTAATTTTCAGTTTAGTATAATTCCgtcataataaacattaaaatggcataataaacattaaaacactaTTCATTGTCTCCTTTATCTGGGATCAAGTTTTTGCGTTGTCTTTTAGTAGGTGGCACCAGATGTGCAGGCAGCTCACGGGGAAGCCCGAAACCCTCCAACTTCACCTCAATGAGATGGCTGGCCAAAGCAAACTCTTCATCATCCAACTTACCATCACAGTCCACATCTGACAGCTTCCAGATTCGTGCCAGGACTGACCTGGGTAGGCGAGTTCTCATCATCCAGCCCTTTACTTTGGTCCCACTCAGCTTGCCCTCATGAGGCGATAAGTTGTAAAAGATCTCATCATACTTGGATTTATCACTTGACACCACCCATTCTTCATCTTCTGAGACATGATGAATTTCTCTGTCAGGTCCATAGTGATCAAAAGGGTTACCTAATATAAAAGGGCCCCTGTTGGTACTATGTAGAAAAGGTCCCCCTTGAATCACGTGTTGGTTTGCGGCTTCCTGTTCCTCTTGGCATAGAAGAGGCATAAGCTTGGCAATGTCGGTGTTTAGGAGCTCATCAAAACCAGCTAGGAGTTTAGGTTTGAGGGCTTTAAACTTGGTGAAGTCATGACTCATGAGTCTCTCCTGTGTGCAAATATGTGTGAGGGACAAAAGAAAAACGTTCTTTACTGACAGTGTCAAATTTGTTTGACGCAAATATTTACATGGTTAAGCACCTGCATCTTTGCACAGTCTGGAAAATCTCCAGCTGAAATCTGGTGCCTTTGTTGGACTCTTGAAAAGATGATGGGGAGGTCATAGATAAgatctctcttcttcttctgtttGCAGAAAACCAAAGGCATCTCTTCTTTTAGAGAGCTAATGATGTAAGCGTGTGCCTGCGGGTGAAGAAAGGAAATAAgagaagacacatttatgttttattaggaATACCTCAGTTTCATGTTCAAAAACATCCAGCTAAACATACTGGGTAGGTATATAACACACtgtgtaaaaaatacattactttGAAAAGTTTAGCCgaaaaacattcattaatcAATGTAGTTTTTTATGGGAAGAACCCTCACCCTCACAAGCCGTGCTCGTTTGACCAGATCATTGAGTTTTCTCAATGCGGAATTCCGTGGAAGGTTCTGAATATCTGCAAAAACATCCTCCTCCTCCCTCTCGAATAGCCTTCTGTTGTCTGTCACGCGCATTGGAGAGGACCAGAAAGACCCAATGTAAACCCTAAGAACCTCCGGAGTGCAGAACACTTTCCCGAGTGACCACATGAGGGCGCCATACACTCGCATGAGCTCTTGGGAATCCACCATGTCGGCTTTGTTGAGCACCACTCGGAGCTTGTCCTCGTTGCCACGCAATGCCATCACAGTGCACGAGAACTCATCCGAGATATCAAGTTTATGTGCGTCACACAAAAGGATGATGTGGTCTACGTGCTCAGCAAACCAGCGAATAACAGCTGGAAAGTCGTATCCTAAAAAATAAGGGGACAAATGCTTAGTGCTGATCTGACACCTCACCTTATCCATAATGTATTATATTCAATTTGAGGGACACATCAGCATCAGGAAATTCAACTCCACCTCTGTATGACTTGCATATGGACTGTAAAAGAAGTCCTGAACAAGTTGgatgcatttttgttttatttgcattagtGCATTAAATCCTTTTTATGACCTTTCTTTGACATGAAGTGAATGTATGTCTGAATACGTTCATATTCTGTTTCTACTGTGAATAATGAGAGCTAGGCCTTCTAGATGTGTTCAATATTAAAAACTATTGACTTCTAATTTGCATGAAGTGTGGCTTTTTGTTAGGTTACTTGTTTTGTCTAtgcatttaatgtaaatattaacataatttgTGCACTGTCtaataatgcttttaaaatcGTCTATTGTGTTGTGTGCACTATATTTTACAGTCTTGTGTTGCTGCTAATGCACCTCAATGTCCCACATactaaataaagtaatttaaagtattttatttagattttgtcTAAAGTAGTTCCCTATATAATTTCTGCACCCACCTCTACTCATTTTGCATTGGGCCACAGACAGAATCCCTGGTGTGTCGATAATGCTGAAACTCTCTAGAACTCGGTTGGGTAAATGTACACACTGGAATCTGGGAAACAGCAGAGATGTAATGAATCAAGGAGGAGTGGGGAAAAGCTATCCACCCAATGGGATCTGTTTATCTGTGCCAAATAATGATGCATTTTCTTCTCACTTTTCTCCAGACTACTCCACCCTTTCTCAAAAGCGTGATCTCTGCTTCAGTTTCTGCACCACAGTCCaaattttgaagattttttccttgttttgcTTAAccctttattattattatttcttcaCAGGGAATCATTGGATCTGTCTCACTCACCGATTGAGGAAGCCGGTTCCAAATGGGCTGAGTTTGCGGAAGGGCTTAGTAGAGTCTACGGTTAAAACATTGCCATTAATGATTCCCTCAATCTCTCCATGCATTATagctgtaaaattgtctgtcgTAGGTTCCGGGCCTATTCGGCTTCCTGGATAGTCTTGTTCTAAAAGATATCtgccacacacatacatgcagataatataaacattgtatattttttattgtttacaatATTACTGTTCTAAAGCACAATGAAATGACTATGCACCTGATAAAAGTGGTCTTGCCTGTTGAACACTGACCCAGCACCAGGATCATGGGCTTGTTGCTAAATTCAGCATCTTCAAGGCTTGCTGAGTGGAAGTCAGAGAATCCATAGTACTTCTCCAATGGGAGCAACTTCTGCCGGTATAGATTCTTCAAAGCTTCAGTCACAGTGTGAACCTCCTTTTGACATTCCCCACTCTTTGTAATGTCCTTACCGGCCATTGGGCTAAAACTGGAGTCTGTGCAGAGTTCAACTATAAAGATGCATTATAATAATTACGTAAATGCAAGTTAAAACAGCTATGAAACCATGTGATTGTGCAATCAGAagttaatatatttatacatttatatatgtttatgcTAACTCACATTTGCTGATTATTC of Triplophysa dalaica isolate WHDGS20190420 chromosome 4, ASM1584641v1, whole genome shotgun sequence contains these proteins:
- the ehd2a gene encoding EH domain-containing protein 2, whose translation is MDCSYWDLWSPGTSTANLTKTKRFILYFVQSKKGRRVKWFRVLQVHIQHTLQAAHVSDLQTLLFYISTLLDLCLFVIRQIGENSDELWFTPLCFSHGPGVTIKKTSVGLKNIELCTDSSFSPMAGKDITKSGECQKEVHTVTEALKNLYRQKLLPLEKYYGFSDFHSASLEDAEFSNKPMILVLGQCSTGKTTFIRYLLEQDYPGSRIGPEPTTDNFTAIMHGEIEGIINGNVLTVDSTKPFRKLSPFGTGFLNRFQCVHLPNRVLESFSIIDTPGILSVAQCKMSRGYDFPAVIRWFAEHVDHIILLCDAHKLDISDEFSCTVMALRGNEDKLRVVLNKADMVDSQELMRVYGALMWSLGKVFCTPEVLRVYIGSFWSSPMRVTDNRRLFEREEEDVFADIQNLPRNSALRKLNDLVKRARLVRAHAYIISSLKEEMPLVFCKQKKKRDLIYDLPIIFSRVQQRHQISAGDFPDCAKMQERLMSHDFTKFKALKPKLLAGFDELLNTDIAKLMPLLCQEEQEAANQHVIQGGPFLHSTNRGPFILGNPFDHYGPDREIHHVSEDEEWVVSSDKSKYDEIFYNLSPHEGKLSGTKVKGWMMRTRLPRSVLARIWKLSDVDCDGKLDDEEFALASHLIEVKLEGFGLPRELPAHLVPPTKRQRKNLIPDKGDNE